In a genomic window of Struthio camelus isolate bStrCam1 chromosome 20, bStrCam1.hap1, whole genome shotgun sequence:
- the UBAC1 gene encoding ubiquitin-associated domain-containing protein 1 isoform X1, translated as MFVQEEKIFAGKVLRLHVCTVEGAEWLEEVSEDTTVEKLKERCLKHCVPGSLEDPKAVTHHKLIHATSEKVLTDTKTVLEENIQDRDVLLLIKKRAPPPLPKMADVSAEEKRKQEQKAPDKDAILKATANLPSRNVDRTVAHHNMRDFPFLQFQTELRKILVSLIEVAQKLLALNPDAVELFKKANAMLDEDEEDRVDEIALRQLTEMGFPESRAVKALRLNHMSVTQAMEWLIEHADDPTVDAPLPGQTPSEAPAEAGASSAEATAGPSSEAGGEEAKDELTEIFKKIRRKREFRPDPRAVIALMEMGFDEKEVVDALRVNNNQQNAACEWLLGDRKPSPEDLDKGIDTNSPLFQAILENPVVQLGLTNPKTLLAFEDMLENPLNSTQWMNDPETGPVMLQISRIFQTLNRT; from the exons atGTTCGTGCAGGAGGAGAAGATCTTCGCCGGGAAGGTGCTGAGGCTCCATGTGTGCACCGTGGAGGGCGCCGAGTGGCTGGAGGAGGTCTCGGAGGACACCACGGTGGAGAAGCTCAAGGAGCGCTGCCTCAAGCAC TGTGTACCTGGGAGCTTGGAGGATCCAAAAGCCGTGACACATCATAAGTTGATACATGCTACTTCTGAGAAGGTGCTGACAGACACAAAAACAGTGTTAGAGGAAAACATTCAAGACAGAG ATGTCTTGCTCTTAATAAAGAAGCGTGCACCACCTCCACTCCCCAAAATGGCAGATGTGTCAGCAGAGGAGAAG AGGAAACAGGAGCAGAAAGCTCCTGATAAGGATGCTATTCTCAAAGCAACTGCAAATCTGCCTTCTCGCAATGTAGATCGCACTGTGGCCCATCACAACATGAGGGAT TTTCCTTTCTTGCAGTTCCAGACAGAGCTCCGGAAGATCTTAGTTTCTCTCATAGAAGTTGCACAGAAACTGCTAGCACTGAACCCAGATGCAGTTGAGCTGTTTAAGAAGGCAAATG CCATGCTTGATGAGGATGAGGAAGACAGAGTGGATGAGATAGCTCTACGACAGCTTACAGAAATGGGATTTCCAGAGAGCAGAGCTGTCAAAGCCCTTCGATTAAATCA tatGTCAGTGACACAGGCCATGGAGTGGTTGATAGAACATGCAGATGACCCTACAGTGGATGCTCCGCTTCCAGGTCAGACTCCTTCAGAAGCCCCAGCTGAAGCTGGTGCGTCCTCCGCTGAAGCGACTGCGGGTCCTAGCTCAGAAGCCGGTGGGGAAGAGGCCAAAGATGAACTGACAGAAATATTCAAGAAAATCCGGAGGAAAAGAGAGTTTCGTCCAGACCCACGA GCTGTCATTGCCCTGATGGAGATGGGATTTGATGAAAAAGAAGTGGTAGATGCACTGAGAGTAAACAACAACCAGCAAAATGCAGCT TGTGAATGGCTGCTGGGAGACAGAAAGCCTTCTCCAGAGGACTTAGATAAGGGAATTGACACCAATAGCCCTCTCTTCCAAGCCATCTTAGAAAACCCAGTGGTACAGTTAGGGCTAACAAACCCTAAAACTCTACTAG CCTTCGAGGATATGCTTGAAAACCCCTTGAACAGCACTCAGTGGATGAATGATCCAGAAACTGGGCCCGTCATGCTACAGATCTCTCGAATCTTCCAGACACTGAACCGCACGTAG
- the UBAC1 gene encoding ubiquitin-associated domain-containing protein 1 isoform X2, producing MFVQEEKIFAGKVLRLHVCTVEGAEWLEEVSEDTTVEKLKERCLKHCVPGSLEDPKAVTHHKLIHATSEKVLTDTKTVLEENIQDRDVLLLIKKRAPPPLPKMADVSAEEKRKQEQKAPDKDAILKATANLPSRNVDRTVAHHNMRDFQTELRKILVSLIEVAQKLLALNPDAVELFKKANAMLDEDEEDRVDEIALRQLTEMGFPESRAVKALRLNHMSVTQAMEWLIEHADDPTVDAPLPGQTPSEAPAEAGASSAEATAGPSSEAGGEEAKDELTEIFKKIRRKREFRPDPRAVIALMEMGFDEKEVVDALRVNNNQQNAACEWLLGDRKPSPEDLDKGIDTNSPLFQAILENPVVQLGLTNPKTLLAFEDMLENPLNSTQWMNDPETGPVMLQISRIFQTLNRT from the exons atGTTCGTGCAGGAGGAGAAGATCTTCGCCGGGAAGGTGCTGAGGCTCCATGTGTGCACCGTGGAGGGCGCCGAGTGGCTGGAGGAGGTCTCGGAGGACACCACGGTGGAGAAGCTCAAGGAGCGCTGCCTCAAGCAC TGTGTACCTGGGAGCTTGGAGGATCCAAAAGCCGTGACACATCATAAGTTGATACATGCTACTTCTGAGAAGGTGCTGACAGACACAAAAACAGTGTTAGAGGAAAACATTCAAGACAGAG ATGTCTTGCTCTTAATAAAGAAGCGTGCACCACCTCCACTCCCCAAAATGGCAGATGTGTCAGCAGAGGAGAAG AGGAAACAGGAGCAGAAAGCTCCTGATAAGGATGCTATTCTCAAAGCAACTGCAAATCTGCCTTCTCGCAATGTAGATCGCACTGTGGCCCATCACAACATGAGGGAT TTCCAGACAGAGCTCCGGAAGATCTTAGTTTCTCTCATAGAAGTTGCACAGAAACTGCTAGCACTGAACCCAGATGCAGTTGAGCTGTTTAAGAAGGCAAATG CCATGCTTGATGAGGATGAGGAAGACAGAGTGGATGAGATAGCTCTACGACAGCTTACAGAAATGGGATTTCCAGAGAGCAGAGCTGTCAAAGCCCTTCGATTAAATCA tatGTCAGTGACACAGGCCATGGAGTGGTTGATAGAACATGCAGATGACCCTACAGTGGATGCTCCGCTTCCAGGTCAGACTCCTTCAGAAGCCCCAGCTGAAGCTGGTGCGTCCTCCGCTGAAGCGACTGCGGGTCCTAGCTCAGAAGCCGGTGGGGAAGAGGCCAAAGATGAACTGACAGAAATATTCAAGAAAATCCGGAGGAAAAGAGAGTTTCGTCCAGACCCACGA GCTGTCATTGCCCTGATGGAGATGGGATTTGATGAAAAAGAAGTGGTAGATGCACTGAGAGTAAACAACAACCAGCAAAATGCAGCT TGTGAATGGCTGCTGGGAGACAGAAAGCCTTCTCCAGAGGACTTAGATAAGGGAATTGACACCAATAGCCCTCTCTTCCAAGCCATCTTAGAAAACCCAGTGGTACAGTTAGGGCTAACAAACCCTAAAACTCTACTAG CCTTCGAGGATATGCTTGAAAACCCCTTGAACAGCACTCAGTGGATGAATGATCCAGAAACTGGGCCCGTCATGCTACAGATCTCTCGAATCTTCCAGACACTGAACCGCACGTAG
- the UBAC1 gene encoding ubiquitin-associated domain-containing protein 1 isoform X3 has translation MSQFKTGCVPGSLEDPKAVTHHKLIHATSEKVLTDTKTVLEENIQDRDVLLLIKKRAPPPLPKMADVSAEEKRKQEQKAPDKDAILKATANLPSRNVDRTVAHHNMRDFPFLQFQTELRKILVSLIEVAQKLLALNPDAVELFKKANAMLDEDEEDRVDEIALRQLTEMGFPESRAVKALRLNHMSVTQAMEWLIEHADDPTVDAPLPGQTPSEAPAEAGASSAEATAGPSSEAGGEEAKDELTEIFKKIRRKREFRPDPRAVIALMEMGFDEKEVVDALRVNNNQQNAACEWLLGDRKPSPEDLDKGIDTNSPLFQAILENPVVQLGLTNPKTLLAFEDMLENPLNSTQWMNDPETGPVMLQISRIFQTLNRT, from the exons ATGAGTCAGTTCAAGACTGGG TGTGTACCTGGGAGCTTGGAGGATCCAAAAGCCGTGACACATCATAAGTTGATACATGCTACTTCTGAGAAGGTGCTGACAGACACAAAAACAGTGTTAGAGGAAAACATTCAAGACAGAG ATGTCTTGCTCTTAATAAAGAAGCGTGCACCACCTCCACTCCCCAAAATGGCAGATGTGTCAGCAGAGGAGAAG AGGAAACAGGAGCAGAAAGCTCCTGATAAGGATGCTATTCTCAAAGCAACTGCAAATCTGCCTTCTCGCAATGTAGATCGCACTGTGGCCCATCACAACATGAGGGAT TTTCCTTTCTTGCAGTTCCAGACAGAGCTCCGGAAGATCTTAGTTTCTCTCATAGAAGTTGCACAGAAACTGCTAGCACTGAACCCAGATGCAGTTGAGCTGTTTAAGAAGGCAAATG CCATGCTTGATGAGGATGAGGAAGACAGAGTGGATGAGATAGCTCTACGACAGCTTACAGAAATGGGATTTCCAGAGAGCAGAGCTGTCAAAGCCCTTCGATTAAATCA tatGTCAGTGACACAGGCCATGGAGTGGTTGATAGAACATGCAGATGACCCTACAGTGGATGCTCCGCTTCCAGGTCAGACTCCTTCAGAAGCCCCAGCTGAAGCTGGTGCGTCCTCCGCTGAAGCGACTGCGGGTCCTAGCTCAGAAGCCGGTGGGGAAGAGGCCAAAGATGAACTGACAGAAATATTCAAGAAAATCCGGAGGAAAAGAGAGTTTCGTCCAGACCCACGA GCTGTCATTGCCCTGATGGAGATGGGATTTGATGAAAAAGAAGTGGTAGATGCACTGAGAGTAAACAACAACCAGCAAAATGCAGCT TGTGAATGGCTGCTGGGAGACAGAAAGCCTTCTCCAGAGGACTTAGATAAGGGAATTGACACCAATAGCCCTCTCTTCCAAGCCATCTTAGAAAACCCAGTGGTACAGTTAGGGCTAACAAACCCTAAAACTCTACTAG CCTTCGAGGATATGCTTGAAAACCCCTTGAACAGCACTCAGTGGATGAATGATCCAGAAACTGGGCCCGTCATGCTACAGATCTCTCGAATCTTCCAGACACTGAACCGCACGTAG
- the UBAC1 gene encoding ubiquitin-associated domain-containing protein 1 isoform X4, giving the protein MSQFKTGCVPGSLEDPKAVTHHKLIHATSEKVLTDTKTVLEENIQDRDVLLLIKKRAPPPLPKMADVSAEEKRKQEQKAPDKDAILKATANLPSRNVDRTVAHHNMRDFQTELRKILVSLIEVAQKLLALNPDAVELFKKANAMLDEDEEDRVDEIALRQLTEMGFPESRAVKALRLNHMSVTQAMEWLIEHADDPTVDAPLPGQTPSEAPAEAGASSAEATAGPSSEAGGEEAKDELTEIFKKIRRKREFRPDPRAVIALMEMGFDEKEVVDALRVNNNQQNAACEWLLGDRKPSPEDLDKGIDTNSPLFQAILENPVVQLGLTNPKTLLAFEDMLENPLNSTQWMNDPETGPVMLQISRIFQTLNRT; this is encoded by the exons ATGAGTCAGTTCAAGACTGGG TGTGTACCTGGGAGCTTGGAGGATCCAAAAGCCGTGACACATCATAAGTTGATACATGCTACTTCTGAGAAGGTGCTGACAGACACAAAAACAGTGTTAGAGGAAAACATTCAAGACAGAG ATGTCTTGCTCTTAATAAAGAAGCGTGCACCACCTCCACTCCCCAAAATGGCAGATGTGTCAGCAGAGGAGAAG AGGAAACAGGAGCAGAAAGCTCCTGATAAGGATGCTATTCTCAAAGCAACTGCAAATCTGCCTTCTCGCAATGTAGATCGCACTGTGGCCCATCACAACATGAGGGAT TTCCAGACAGAGCTCCGGAAGATCTTAGTTTCTCTCATAGAAGTTGCACAGAAACTGCTAGCACTGAACCCAGATGCAGTTGAGCTGTTTAAGAAGGCAAATG CCATGCTTGATGAGGATGAGGAAGACAGAGTGGATGAGATAGCTCTACGACAGCTTACAGAAATGGGATTTCCAGAGAGCAGAGCTGTCAAAGCCCTTCGATTAAATCA tatGTCAGTGACACAGGCCATGGAGTGGTTGATAGAACATGCAGATGACCCTACAGTGGATGCTCCGCTTCCAGGTCAGACTCCTTCAGAAGCCCCAGCTGAAGCTGGTGCGTCCTCCGCTGAAGCGACTGCGGGTCCTAGCTCAGAAGCCGGTGGGGAAGAGGCCAAAGATGAACTGACAGAAATATTCAAGAAAATCCGGAGGAAAAGAGAGTTTCGTCCAGACCCACGA GCTGTCATTGCCCTGATGGAGATGGGATTTGATGAAAAAGAAGTGGTAGATGCACTGAGAGTAAACAACAACCAGCAAAATGCAGCT TGTGAATGGCTGCTGGGAGACAGAAAGCCTTCTCCAGAGGACTTAGATAAGGGAATTGACACCAATAGCCCTCTCTTCCAAGCCATCTTAGAAAACCCAGTGGTACAGTTAGGGCTAACAAACCCTAAAACTCTACTAG CCTTCGAGGATATGCTTGAAAACCCCTTGAACAGCACTCAGTGGATGAATGATCCAGAAACTGGGCCCGTCATGCTACAGATCTCTCGAATCTTCCAGACACTGAACCGCACGTAG